Proteins encoded in a region of the Devosia sp. RR2S18 genome:
- a CDS encoding protein-disulfide reductase DsbD domain-containing protein encodes MTTRSAALAIALFACGPATGGETPWQEIAPGVQLRLITSGEITADGTTYAALEIDMPANTKTYWRVPGETGLPLEIDLAGSSGVASHKVHWPYPERQKTGEYLDYVYHGPTVLPLELEAGAGSHLEMKATLGICSDICMPAQAAFSIALAEPVKDAPNSLRIRQALAETPVAWTESSPVIGDVALTEEGGAIAVKVLDPRVDAASLIAATVPGEPVFGVPQKSPEPNLVLIPILGAENDAALVGEDVQLTFMTEMGAFEVTRPVEPTVTE; translated from the coding sequence ATGACAACAAGATCCGCTGCCCTCGCTATCGCTCTTTTCGCCTGCGGCCCTGCCACCGGGGGAGAAACGCCGTGGCAGGAGATTGCCCCGGGGGTGCAACTGCGGCTGATCACCAGCGGAGAGATTACAGCGGACGGCACCACCTACGCGGCGCTCGAAATCGATATGCCAGCGAACACCAAAACCTATTGGCGGGTGCCGGGGGAAACTGGACTGCCGTTGGAAATTGACCTGGCGGGCTCGTCCGGTGTGGCCAGTCACAAAGTTCACTGGCCTTATCCAGAGCGGCAGAAGACCGGTGAATACCTGGACTATGTCTATCATGGGCCGACGGTTTTACCGCTAGAGTTAGAGGCGGGAGCCGGATCGCATCTGGAGATGAAGGCGACCCTGGGGATTTGTTCGGACATTTGCATGCCGGCTCAAGCGGCTTTTTCCATCGCCCTCGCCGAACCGGTAAAGGACGCGCCCAACAGCTTGCGCATCCGCCAGGCGCTTGCGGAAACGCCAGTTGCCTGGACCGAGTCATCGCCGGTGATCGGTGACGTCGCTCTGACGGAGGAAGGCGGCGCAATTGCCGTTAAGGTGCTAGACCCACGGGTGGACGCTGCTTCCCTTATCGCAGCGACGGTACCGGGGGAGCCGGTGTTTGGTGTGCCGCAAAAAAGCCCCGAGCCGAACCTAGTGCTGATCCCCATACTTGGTGCCGAGAACGATGCGGCACTGGTGGGTGAAGACGTTCAGCTCACGTTCATGACCGAAATGGGAGCTTTCGAGGTCACTCGACCGGTTGAGCCTACAGTGACAGAATAG
- a CDS encoding peroxiredoxin — protein sequence MIEKGNAIPSVRVKLIGADGETTDTTSDAILGTGRVAFFAVPGAFTPTCHVNHLPGFVANEAKLKAAGIDRIVCASVNDVHVMKAWAEASGAVGKIEFLADGNGELADALGMSKDFSGSLMGKRFVRAAMLVRDGVVESVFVEDAPGVTATGAPAILMALEANPS from the coding sequence ATGATTGAAAAGGGTAATGCGATCCCGTCTGTGCGGGTGAAGCTGATCGGCGCCGATGGCGAGACGACAGATACCACCAGTGATGCAATTCTGGGGACGGGGCGCGTCGCGTTCTTCGCGGTGCCGGGGGCATTTACGCCGACCTGTCACGTCAATCACCTGCCCGGGTTTGTTGCCAATGAGGCTAAACTCAAAGCCGCCGGGATTGACCGGATCGTCTGTGCCTCAGTCAACGATGTGCATGTGATGAAGGCCTGGGCGGAAGCCTCCGGCGCGGTCGGCAAGATCGAGTTTCTGGCTGACGGCAATGGCGAACTGGCCGATGCCCTGGGTATGAGCAAGGATTTCTCAGGCTCCCTCATGGGCAAGCGCTTTGTCCGTGCCGCTATGCTGGTGCGTGACGGCGTGGTCGAGAGCGTCTTTGTCGAAGACGCGCCCGGCGTGACCGCCACGGGTGCCCCGGCCATTCTGATGGCGCTTGAAGCCAACCCAAGCTAA
- the gcvPB gene encoding aminomethyl-transferring glycine dehydrogenase subunit GcvPB, giving the protein MSMNTQGRPTGIGSTGTAASGSALLPNEPLLFEIGDTEHSGVDLPDVTIGTDRLGGFARQTPLDLAGLTEPEAMRHYVRLSRLNHSIDSGMYPLGSCTMKHNPRLNEKMARLAGFSDIHPLQPVSTVQGALELMEQLSHWLMTLTNTAAVALSPKAGAHGELLGMMAIKAAQEAKGEAHRRIVLVPESAHGTNPATAAFLGYTVKPVPAREDGTVDVQAVQDALSPEVAAIMLTNPNTCGLFEPQVIEIAKAVHEAGAFFYCDGANFNAIMGVVRPGDLGIDAMHINLHKTFSTPHGGGGPGAGPVVLSEALAPFAPVPFVRQGETGLELVEHQQDAALGRVTAFHGQMGMYVRALTYMLSHGGDGLAQAAQDAVLNANYIKARLQHAFSVPFNDYPTMHEALFDDSFLEGTGVTTLDFAKALIDEGFHPMTMYFPLVVHGAMLIEPTESESKQTLDRFCDVMEELAADAKAGNTERFTAAPLKAPRRRLDETRAARQPVLKWERAPELPKAAE; this is encoded by the coding sequence ATGAGCATGAATACGCAAGGCCGGCCGACGGGCATCGGTAGTACTGGTACGGCTGCTTCCGGCTCCGCCCTCCTCCCCAATGAACCGCTGCTGTTCGAGATCGGCGACACCGAACACTCTGGCGTGGATCTGCCGGATGTTACGATCGGCACAGACCGCCTCGGCGGCTTCGCCCGGCAGACACCGCTTGATCTCGCCGGACTTACTGAGCCCGAGGCCATGCGCCACTATGTGCGCCTCAGCCGCCTCAATCATTCCATCGATAGCGGCATGTATCCGCTTGGTTCGTGCACCATGAAGCACAATCCGCGCCTCAACGAAAAAATGGCGCGGCTGGCGGGCTTTTCCGATATTCACCCACTCCAGCCGGTCTCGACCGTCCAGGGTGCGCTCGAGTTGATGGAGCAGCTTTCCCATTGGTTGATGACGCTCACCAATACCGCTGCCGTTGCCCTTTCACCCAAGGCAGGTGCCCATGGCGAACTGCTCGGCATGATGGCGATCAAGGCGGCTCAGGAAGCCAAGGGCGAGGCGCATCGCCGGATCGTGCTCGTTCCCGAAAGCGCGCATGGCACCAACCCGGCCACGGCCGCTTTCCTTGGCTACACGGTCAAGCCTGTTCCAGCGCGGGAAGATGGGACAGTGGATGTGCAGGCGGTACAGGACGCGCTGTCCCCGGAAGTGGCCGCCATCATGCTCACCAATCCCAACACCTGTGGTCTCTTCGAGCCGCAGGTCATCGAGATCGCTAAGGCCGTGCACGAAGCGGGCGCGTTCTTCTATTGCGATGGCGCTAATTTCAACGCGATCATGGGCGTCGTGCGGCCGGGTGATCTTGGCATCGACGCCATGCACATCAACCTGCACAAGACCTTCTCGACGCCCCACGGCGGCGGTGGCCCAGGCGCCGGACCTGTGGTGTTGTCGGAGGCGCTCGCGCCATTCGCACCCGTCCCGTTCGTGCGCCAGGGTGAGACTGGGCTGGAATTGGTCGAGCACCAGCAGGATGCTGCGCTTGGCCGCGTCACCGCATTCCACGGCCAGATGGGCATGTATGTGCGGGCGCTCACCTATATGCTTAGCCATGGTGGCGATGGCCTCGCCCAGGCGGCGCAAGATGCGGTGCTTAACGCCAACTACATCAAGGCTCGTCTCCAGCACGCCTTTTCGGTACCGTTCAACGACTACCCCACCATGCATGAGGCGCTGTTCGATGATAGCTTCCTAGAGGGCACGGGCGTCACGACGCTCGACTTTGCCAAGGCGCTGATCGACGAAGGCTTCCACCCCATGACCATGTATTTCCCGCTGGTCGTGCATGGCGCGATGCTGATCGAACCCACCGAAAGCGAAAGCAAGCAGACCTTGGACCGGTTCTGTGATGTCATGGAAGAGCTCGCGGCCGACGCTAAGGCCGGCAACACCGAACGGTTCACTGCCGCGCCGCTGAAGGCGCCCCGCCGACGTCTCGACGAGACACGTGCGGCCCGGCAGCCGGTGCTTAAATGGGAGCGAGCACCGGAGTTGCCCAAAGCCGCCGAATAA
- a CDS encoding F0F1 ATP synthase subunit A: protein MAGTDPIHQFVIYDILELFTLGGDGTEGSGVTIAFTNSAMFMVATVVAISAFMLLAPGKGQLVPNRIQLASEMLYEFIANMLRSSAGTEGMRFFPFVFSLFAFVLVANLYGMVPYFFTVTSHIVVTFALAMLVIGVVTVYGLVRHGFGFFKLFAPSGVPAYVLPIVIPIEIVSFLSRPISLSVRLFGNILAGHITLKVFTGFIVTMGAAGALGWLGAILPLIMGVAITALEFLVAAVQAYVFAVLTSMYLNDAVHPSH from the coding sequence TTGGCCGGTACTGATCCGATCCACCAGTTTGTCATCTATGACATCTTGGAGCTGTTCACCCTCGGCGGCGACGGCACCGAAGGCAGCGGTGTTACCATCGCTTTCACCAATTCGGCCATGTTTATGGTCGCCACGGTCGTTGCGATCAGCGCCTTCATGCTCTTGGCGCCCGGCAAAGGTCAGCTGGTGCCGAACCGCATCCAGCTTGCCTCCGAAATGCTCTACGAATTTATCGCCAATATGTTGCGAAGCTCGGCGGGTACGGAAGGCATGAGGTTCTTCCCCTTCGTGTTCTCGCTCTTTGCCTTCGTGTTGGTCGCCAACCTGTACGGCATGGTGCCCTACTTCTTCACCGTCACCAGCCACATCGTGGTCACCTTTGCCTTGGCCATGCTGGTCATCGGCGTAGTCACCGTTTACGGCCTGGTGCGTCACGGCTTTGGCTTCTTCAAGCTCTTTGCTCCATCGGGCGTCCCGGCCTACGTGCTGCCGATTGTGATCCCGATCGAGATCGTCTCGTTTCTATCGCGGCCCATCAGCCTGTCCGTCCGTCTGTTCGGCAACATTCTTGCCGGTCACATTACGCTCAAGGTCTTCACCGGCTTTATCGTGACCATGGGAGCCGCCGGCGCCCTGGGCTGGCTCGGGGCGATCCTGCCGCTGATCATGGGCGTGGCCATCACGGCCCTCGAATTCCTCGTAGCTGCGGTGCAAGCCTATGTGTTTGCAGTGCTGACTTCGATGTATCTCAACGACGCGGTTCACCCTTCACACTGA
- the gcvT gene encoding glycine cleavage system aminomethyltransferase GcvT, whose translation MASSSAQDLKTVPLHERHLALGGRMVPFGGYSLPVQYATGIMAEHKWTREHAGLFDVSHMGPAFLQLTTPTGDAEADHATVASILEPLICGDITGLKPGQVRYTLLLNEGGGIIDDLMVARSPLYPGSLYIVVNAATKENDFARIAQAAGNRAKLTRADDGALLALQGPEAVAVLSSVLPGVEELGFMEYGPFQLQGQTVIASRSGYTGEDGFELLCPAAFATTLLEALLADDRVKPIGLGARDSLRLEAGLPLYGHDLDETVSPIEAGLGFAVSKRRRELADFPGAGRILKERDGALSRVRVGLIVEGAPAREGAEILDAEGNPVGVVTSGGFAPSLGKAIALGFVPPPYAEPGTGLQVKVRNRAQAAEVVATPFVAHRYFRKAKS comes from the coding sequence ATGGCCAGTTCCTCAGCCCAAGACCTCAAAACCGTGCCGCTCCATGAGCGCCACCTCGCCCTTGGCGGCCGCATGGTGCCGTTCGGCGGCTATTCTCTCCCCGTTCAGTATGCCACCGGTATAATGGCCGAACACAAGTGGACACGGGAGCATGCCGGGCTTTTTGATGTTTCCCATATGGGCCCGGCTTTTTTGCAGCTGACGACGCCCACTGGTGATGCCGAGGCCGACCATGCCACTGTCGCTTCTATCCTCGAGCCGCTCATCTGCGGCGATATCACAGGGTTGAAGCCGGGTCAGGTGCGCTACACGCTCCTTCTCAACGAGGGGGGCGGCATCATTGACGATCTGATGGTCGCACGATCACCGCTCTACCCTGGCTCGCTCTATATCGTGGTCAACGCCGCCACCAAGGAGAACGATTTCGCCCGCATCGCCCAGGCCGCCGGCAACCGCGCCAAGCTGACGCGCGCCGATGATGGTGCTCTGCTCGCGCTCCAAGGTCCCGAAGCGGTTGCCGTGCTTTCGTCCGTTCTTCCGGGCGTAGAAGAACTCGGCTTCATGGAATACGGCCCATTCCAATTGCAGGGCCAGACGGTGATTGCCTCCCGCTCAGGCTATACCGGGGAAGATGGCTTCGAGCTGCTCTGCCCCGCCGCGTTCGCTACCACGCTCCTCGAGGCGCTCCTGGCCGATGATCGCGTCAAACCGATCGGCCTTGGCGCGCGCGACTCCCTGCGCCTCGAAGCGGGCCTTCCGCTCTATGGGCATGACCTCGACGAGACCGTGTCTCCCATAGAAGCCGGGCTGGGATTTGCTGTCTCCAAGCGCCGCCGCGAGCTGGCCGACTTCCCAGGAGCCGGCCGTATCCTCAAGGAGCGCGATGGCGCTCTCTCCCGCGTTCGCGTGGGGCTGATCGTCGAAGGCGCCCCCGCCCGCGAGGGTGCCGAGATACTCGATGCGGAGGGTAACCCCGTCGGCGTGGTCACCAGCGGTGGCTTCGCGCCGTCGCTCGGCAAGGCCATTGCTCTGGGCTTTGTCCCGCCTCCCTATGCCGAGCCCGGCACCGGACTTCAGGTCAAAGTGCGCAATCGGGCCCAAGCGGCCGAGGTTGTAGCCACGCCTTTCGTCGCCCACCGCTATTTCCGCAAAGCCAAGTCCTGA
- a CDS encoding F0F1 ATP synthase subunit C — protein MEAEWAKYIGAGIATLGMAGAALGVASIFSNFLQGALRNPSAAPSQTGNLIFGFAVTEALGIFSFLVALILLFVA, from the coding sequence ATGGAAGCTGAATGGGCAAAGTATATCGGCGCAGGCATTGCCACTCTGGGCATGGCCGGCGCTGCTCTGGGCGTGGCGAGCATCTTCTCGAACTTCCTGCAGGGTGCTCTGCGTAACCCCTCTGCTGCTCCCAGCCAGACCGGTAACCTGATTTTCGGCTTCGCCGTGACCGAAGCTCTGGGCATCTTCTCGTTCCTCGTTGCCCTGATCCTGCTGTTCGTCGCCTAA
- a CDS encoding AtpZ/AtpI family protein, whose amino-acid sequence MNKPQGTEGRDVNAQGVTRDLASRIASAKRDREIEDNRASANGSRDNRGLARGLRLGSEFAAAILVGTGIGYLADLALGTSPWGLLIMFMVGFAAGIMNVIRAVAEMNAEAAASSTAGAGPRGANTKPVDES is encoded by the coding sequence ATGAATAAGCCGCAAGGCACCGAAGGCAGGGACGTGAATGCCCAAGGGGTGACGCGGGATCTCGCATCGCGCATCGCCTCAGCCAAGCGGGACCGTGAGATCGAGGACAACAGAGCCTCGGCCAACGGATCACGCGACAACCGAGGACTGGCACGCGGTCTGCGTCTGGGTTCCGAGTTTGCCGCAGCGATCCTTGTTGGAACGGGTATCGGCTATCTTGCCGATCTCGCCCTTGGCACCAGCCCCTGGGGTTTGCTCATCATGTTCATGGTGGGTTTTGCCGCAGGGATTATGAACGTCATCCGTGCGGTGGCGGAAATGAATGCAGAGGCAGCTGCCTCGTCCACTGCGGGGGCCGGCCCGCGTGGAGCCAATACCAAACCGGTAGATGAGTCATGA
- a CDS encoding ATP F0F1 synthase subunit B (Produces ATP from ADP in the presence of a proton gradient across the membrane. Subunit B is part of the membrane proton channel.) — protein sequence MPEWMDNSFWAFVALVIFVLGVGFLGVFGTINKVLDGRIKQIADELDEARRLREEATALLVEYEQKRAAAETEAADIVAAAQEEAVRMTADAQASLNELVVRRTKAVEDKIAQAEAQAIADVRARSADLAIEAARVVLTEEMSHKGNILVDQAIADVGKRLN from the coding sequence ATGCCTGAATGGATGGATAATTCGTTTTGGGCCTTCGTCGCCCTCGTCATCTTCGTCCTGGGCGTCGGTTTCCTTGGCGTTTTCGGCACCATCAACAAGGTGCTCGACGGTCGCATCAAGCAGATCGCCGATGAGCTCGATGAAGCCCGGCGCCTGCGCGAGGAAGCTACCGCCCTGCTCGTTGAATATGAGCAGAAGCGTGCGGCTGCGGAAACCGAAGCCGCCGACATCGTTGCTGCCGCTCAGGAAGAAGCCGTCCGCATGACGGCCGACGCCCAGGCCTCTCTCAACGAGCTTGTTGTCCGCCGTACTAAGGCTGTGGAAGACAAGATTGCCCAGGCTGAGGCCCAGGCGATCGCCGATGTGCGCGCCCGCTCTGCCGATCTTGCCATTGAGGCGGCTCGCGTCGTGCTCACCGAGGAGATGAGCCACAAGGGCAATATCCTGGTCGACCAAGCCATCGCCGACGTCGGCAAGCGCCTCAACTAG
- the gcvH gene encoding glycine cleavage system protein GcvH, with translation MTTKFTPDHEYIRVEGSTGIVGITPYAQEQLGDIVFVDLPTVGKELKKGDEAAVVESVKAASEIYAPVSGTVTEINSALSGEPGLVNSAPDSDGWMFKIAISDMSEIDKLLDADSYHELTL, from the coding sequence ATGACCACCAAGTTTACCCCTGACCATGAATATATCCGCGTCGAAGGTTCGACCGGCATCGTCGGCATTACGCCCTACGCTCAGGAGCAACTGGGCGACATCGTCTTTGTCGACCTGCCAACCGTTGGCAAGGAGCTCAAGAAGGGCGACGAAGCTGCCGTGGTCGAGTCCGTCAAGGCCGCGTCCGAGATCTACGCGCCAGTTTCGGGCACCGTCACCGAGATCAACTCCGCCCTCTCCGGCGAACCGGGCCTCGTCAACTCGGCTCCAGACTCTGACGGCTGGATGTTCAAGATCGCCATTAGCGACATGAGCGAAATCGACAAATTGCTCGATGCTGACAGCTACCACGAGCTGACCCTCTAA
- the gcvPA gene encoding aminomethyl-transferring glycine dehydrogenase subunit GcvPA, with protein sequence MRYLPHSEAERSEMLAAIGADTINALFSAVPAKALKTFDLGLPAHQPEFLVEAHMRALAAKNHTGSDGPFFIGAGAYRHHVPATVDHLIQRSEWLTAYTPYQPEISQGTLQMLFEFQTQVAKITGMDVANASLYDGSTGTAEAVLMARRLTKRNKVVLSGGLHPHYRDVVRAYLKDDADLECLAASPEGQGDILDHIDEQTAAIVIQTPDFYGHLRNLKTAADAAHAKGALLIVVITEVVSLGLLEAPGALGADIVVAEGQSIGNALNFGGPYLGLMATRREFIRQMPGRLCGETVDADGNRGFVLTLSTREQHIRREKATSNICTNSGLCALAFSIHMALLGEAGFTRLARLNHANACKLANALSAVTGIEVLNRSFFNEMTIRTAQPAAALVERLAARGILGGVPVSRVEPSEPGVENLIVLAATELTTDSDIAALCGALAEELA encoded by the coding sequence ATGCGCTATCTTCCCCATTCCGAAGCCGAGCGGTCAGAGATGCTCGCCGCAATCGGCGCCGATACGATCAACGCGCTGTTCAGCGCCGTTCCCGCCAAGGCTCTCAAGACCTTCGACCTGGGCTTGCCGGCCCACCAGCCAGAATTTCTTGTGGAAGCCCATATGCGGGCGCTGGCAGCTAAGAACCACACTGGTTCGGATGGCCCCTTCTTCATCGGGGCTGGCGCCTATCGGCATCACGTTCCGGCAACTGTCGATCACCTGATCCAGCGGTCGGAATGGCTCACCGCCTATACGCCCTACCAGCCCGAGATCTCGCAGGGCACCCTGCAGATGCTCTTTGAGTTCCAGACCCAGGTGGCCAAGATCACCGGCATGGATGTGGCCAATGCGTCCCTTTACGACGGCTCCACCGGTACCGCCGAAGCCGTGCTCATGGCCCGCCGCCTCACCAAGCGCAACAAGGTTGTACTTTCTGGCGGCCTTCATCCCCATTACCGAGACGTCGTGCGCGCCTACCTCAAGGATGACGCCGATCTCGAGTGCCTTGCGGCTTCCCCCGAAGGTCAGGGCGACATTCTCGACCATATCGACGAGCAGACCGCAGCTATCGTCATCCAGACCCCAGACTTTTACGGCCATTTGCGCAACCTCAAGACTGCAGCCGACGCGGCACATGCCAAGGGCGCGCTGCTGATTGTCGTTATCACCGAAGTGGTCTCGCTGGGTCTGCTAGAAGCGCCGGGTGCTTTGGGCGCTGATATCGTGGTCGCCGAGGGCCAGTCGATCGGCAATGCCCTGAATTTTGGTGGCCCTTATCTGGGATTGATGGCCACCCGCAGGGAGTTCATCCGGCAGATGCCGGGCCGGCTCTGCGGGGAAACCGTCGACGCAGATGGGAATCGCGGCTTCGTTTTGACCCTGTCGACGCGTGAGCAGCATATCCGTCGCGAGAAGGCGACCAGCAATATCTGCACTAATTCGGGGCTGTGCGCCCTGGCCTTCTCGATCCACATGGCTTTGCTGGGTGAAGCTGGCTTCACGCGCCTCGCCCGTCTCAATCACGCTAATGCCTGCAAGCTGGCCAACGCGCTTTCGGCTGTTACAGGCATCGAGGTGCTGAACCGGAGCTTCTTCAATGAGATGACGATCCGCACCGCTCAGCCGGCTGCAGCTCTTGTTGAGCGCCTCGCCGCCCGCGGCATACTTGGTGGCGTACCGGTCAGCCGGGTTGAGCCCAGTGAGCCCGGTGTGGAGAACCTGATCGTTCTTGCAGCCACCGAACTCACGACCGATAGCGATATCGCTGCTCTCTGCGGCGCCCTTGCGGAGGAACTGGCATGA
- a CDS encoding ATP F0F1 synthase subunit B (Produces ATP from ADP in the presence of a proton gradient across the membrane. Subunit B' is part of the membrane proton channel.) → MVAQAFAQEPLTPIDETVVVVDEHGVSQTPVLETFAETEHHYDDGHSDVFPPFDPATFPSQLLWLAITFGALYLVMSRLALPRIGTILENRKARIDADLAAADASRQKTDAAIAAYEAALAAAKTKAQGIAETNRTAVQADIAAKRAAVEAELVERISAAEARIAQTKAQALTHVDEIAAETAQSVVAHLSGEVPPDSVRAAVAKVSKE, encoded by the coding sequence ATGGTAGCGCAGGCCTTCGCCCAAGAGCCGTTAACGCCGATTGACGAGACCGTTGTGGTCGTCGATGAGCATGGTGTGTCGCAGACGCCCGTGCTGGAAACCTTTGCGGAAACCGAGCACCATTATGACGATGGGCATTCGGATGTTTTCCCGCCCTTTGATCCCGCTACTTTCCCATCCCAGCTGCTGTGGCTGGCCATCACCTTTGGTGCGCTCTATCTGGTTATGAGCCGGCTGGCCTTGCCGCGGATCGGGACCATTCTCGAGAACCGCAAGGCCCGGATCGACGCGGATCTCGCCGCCGCCGATGCCAGCCGGCAGAAGACCGATGCAGCCATTGCCGCCTATGAGGCTGCCCTTGCTGCCGCCAAGACCAAGGCGCAAGGCATTGCCGAGACCAACCGCACCGCGGTGCAGGCGGATATCGCCGCCAAACGCGCTGCGGTTGAAGCAGAGCTGGTTGAGCGTATCAGCGCGGCCGAAGCCCGCATTGCCCAGACCAAGGCGCAGGCCCTCACCCATGTCGATGAAATCGCCGCCGAAACTGCCCAGAGCGTCGTTGCGCATCTGAGCGGCGAGGTACCGCCCGACAGCGTTCGTGCTGCCGTTGCGAAGGTGAGCAAGGAGTAA